One Methylocapsa sp. D3K7 DNA window includes the following coding sequences:
- a CDS encoding tetratricopeptide repeat protein, translating to MSSRAAGVLLLSLAACLPGSRIGAFEGTESARVEKAPRPAFPTPKAALQAGIEGFRAGDASSAIEALTYAASGGEPLAQWELARIYANGDGVPQDDLKSYDYFSQIVASYDDDNPDRRRDRGIVSSAIVALGVYNLNGINNKVRPDPQRALRMFQYAATAFGDANAQYNLARMHLEGAGVEKDGREAVRWLNLAAAKGHLQAEALLGQTLFLGREGVPAQRARGLMWLTLAREAAIDSKKDKWIIDLYDQAVGSATDDDRREALSYLEDHLKRPGN from the coding sequence ATGTCTAGCCGTGCTGCAGGAGTTCTGTTGCTGAGTTTGGCCGCTTGTCTGCCAGGCTCCCGCATCGGTGCCTTCGAGGGAACCGAGAGCGCACGTGTTGAAAAGGCGCCGCGTCCGGCATTTCCAACTCCCAAGGCCGCGTTGCAGGCCGGGATAGAAGGGTTTCGTGCGGGCGATGCATCTTCCGCCATCGAGGCGTTGACCTATGCCGCAAGCGGCGGCGAGCCTCTGGCCCAATGGGAGCTCGCCCGGATCTATGCGAACGGCGACGGTGTCCCGCAAGATGATCTGAAATCCTACGATTATTTTTCCCAAATCGTCGCCAGTTATGACGATGACAATCCCGACCGCCGTCGCGACCGGGGGATTGTTTCGAGCGCGATCGTGGCGCTTGGGGTCTACAATCTGAACGGGATCAACAACAAGGTCCGGCCTGACCCGCAACGGGCACTTCGGATGTTCCAATATGCGGCGACGGCTTTCGGTGACGCGAACGCCCAATATAATCTGGCGCGGATGCATCTCGAAGGCGCCGGGGTCGAGAAAGACGGACGCGAAGCCGTGCGCTGGTTAAATCTTGCGGCGGCGAAGGGGCATCTTCAGGCGGAGGCTTTGCTCGGGCAGACGCTTTTTCTGGGCCGCGAAGGGGTGCCGGCGCAACGGGCGCGGGGCCTCATGTGGTTGACGCTGGCGCGCGAAGCGGCCATCGATTCCAAAAAGGACAAATGGATCATCGATCTCTATGACCAAGCTGTGGGTTCGGCTACGGACGACGATCGGCGCGAGGCGCTCTCCTACCTCGAAGATCATCTGAAACGGCCCGGCAATTGA
- the ilvD gene encoding dihydroxy-acid dehydratase: MDNHVFDKSKLPSRHVTEGTSRAPHRSYLYAMGLTREQIHQPLVGVASCWNEAAPCNISLMRQAQAVKRGVAAAGGTPREFCTITVTDGIAMGHEGMKSSLVSRDVIADSVELTMRGHCYDALVGLAGCDKSLPGMMMAMLRLNVPSIFIYGGSILPGTFKGRPVTVQDLFEAVGKYSVGDMSAEDLDTLETVACPSAGACGAQFTANTMATVSEAIGLALPYSAGAPAPYEIRDRFCTTAGEMVMELIASNLRPRDIVTRKALENAATVVAASGGSTNAALHLPAIANECGIAFDLFDVAEIFKRTPYIADLKPGGKYVAKDMFEAGGVPLLMKTLLDHGFLHGDCMTVTGRTVNENLSKVVWNEDQDVIWPADKPITATGGVVGLRGSLAPEGAIVKVAGMPQAELTFKGPALCFDSEEACFEAVTNRRYTEGCVFVIRYEGPRGGPGMREMLSTTAALYGQGMGSKVALVTDGRFSGATRGFCVGHVGPEAAVGGPIALVRDGDIIAIDAINGTIDLQIGDAEFAQRKKDWKPRKTNFGSGALWKYAQVVGPAVTGAVTHPGASNEVRIYADV, encoded by the coding sequence ATGGACAATCACGTTTTCGATAAATCAAAGCTTCCCAGCCGGCATGTGACGGAAGGCACATCGCGCGCCCCGCACCGTTCGTATCTGTACGCCATGGGACTAACGCGCGAACAAATTCATCAGCCTCTTGTAGGTGTGGCCTCCTGCTGGAATGAGGCGGCTCCTTGCAATATTTCCCTGATGCGGCAGGCCCAGGCGGTCAAGCGGGGTGTGGCGGCGGCAGGCGGGACGCCCCGCGAATTCTGCACCATCACGGTCACCGATGGCATCGCCATGGGCCATGAAGGGATGAAATCCTCGCTCGTCTCGCGGGATGTCATCGCCGATTCGGTCGAACTGACCATGCGTGGCCATTGCTACGATGCGCTCGTTGGTCTTGCCGGTTGCGACAAATCTCTGCCCGGCATGATGATGGCGATGCTGCGTCTCAACGTGCCTTCGATTTTCATTTATGGAGGTTCGATCCTTCCTGGAACCTTCAAAGGACGGCCGGTCACGGTCCAAGATCTTTTCGAAGCGGTCGGCAAATATTCGGTCGGCGACATGTCGGCCGAGGATCTGGACACGCTCGAGACCGTCGCCTGTCCCTCGGCGGGTGCTTGCGGCGCCCAATTCACCGCCAATACCATGGCCACCGTTTCGGAGGCGATCGGCTTGGCTCTGCCTTATTCGGCCGGGGCGCCGGCGCCCTATGAAATTCGCGACCGGTTCTGCACGACGGCGGGCGAAATGGTGATGGAATTGATCGCCAGCAATCTCCGCCCGCGCGATATCGTGACGAGGAAGGCGCTCGAAAACGCCGCGACGGTTGTCGCCGCTTCGGGCGGCTCGACCAACGCCGCCTTGCACCTCCCGGCGATCGCCAATGAATGCGGAATTGCCTTCGATCTTTTTGATGTCGCCGAAATTTTTAAGCGGACACCCTACATCGCTGATCTGAAGCCAGGCGGCAAATACGTCGCCAAGGATATGTTCGAGGCGGGCGGGGTTCCCTTATTGATGAAGACTTTGCTCGATCACGGTTTCTTGCACGGTGATTGTATGACCGTGACTGGCCGTACGGTTAACGAAAACTTAAGTAAAGTCGTGTGGAACGAGGATCAGGACGTTATCTGGCCCGCCGACAAACCGATCACCGCCACGGGGGGTGTCGTCGGTCTTCGGGGAAGCCTCGCCCCCGAAGGGGCAATTGTAAAGGTCGCTGGTATGCCGCAAGCGGAACTGACCTTTAAGGGACCAGCGCTTTGCTTTGACAGCGAAGAAGCATGTTTTGAGGCCGTGACGAACCGCCGCTACACGGAAGGTTGTGTGTTCGTCATCCGCTATGAGGGGCCACGCGGCGGTCCTGGCATGCGCGAAATGCTTTCGACCACCGCGGCTTTATACGGCCAGGGCATGGGTTCCAAGGTCGCGCTGGTCACCGATGGGCGCTTTTCGGGCGCGACGCGCGGTTTCTGTGTTGGTCATGTTGGGCCGGAGGCGGCGGTCGGCGGCCCCATCGCGCTGGTGCGCGACGGAGATATCATCGCGATAGATGCCATTAATGGAACCATCGACCTCCAAATAGGGGATGCGGAATTCGCCCAAAGGAAAAAAGATTGGAAACCCCGTAAAACTAATTTCGGTTCCGGTGCGTTATGGAAATATGCCCAAGTGGTTGGTCCGGCCGTTACCGGAGCCGTGACGCATCCTGGGGCATCGAATGAGGTAAGGATCTATGCGGATGTCTAG
- the mntR gene encoding manganese-binding transcriptional regulator MntR, whose product MVKKAVLATPAELPGEAVQAERFEKARSAQATAVLEDYVELIDDLLASDGEARPTDIARRLGVTHATAIKTITRLKREGLATSKLYRGVFLTPEGHGLADRVRSRHRLVVDLLRAVGVPEDCAELDAEGIEHHVSDIALAAFARFLKRHSP is encoded by the coding sequence ATGGTGAAGAAAGCGGTTTTGGCGACGCCCGCCGAACTCCCCGGCGAAGCGGTTCAGGCCGAGCGCTTTGAAAAAGCCCGCTCGGCCCAGGCCACTGCGGTTCTCGAGGACTATGTCGAACTTATTGACGATCTCCTGGCGAGCGATGGCGAGGCGCGGCCAACGGATATAGCCCGCCGGCTTGGCGTCACCCATGCAACCGCGATCAAGACGATCACCCGCCTCAAGCGTGAGGGACTGGCCACCTCGAAGCTTTACCGTGGCGTGTTTCTCACGCCCGAGGGTCATGGTCTTGCCGATCGGGTTCGCTCCCGCCACCGGCTCGTCGTCGATCTTTTGCGCGCCGTCGGGGTTCCCGAGGATTGCGCGGAACTCGACGCAGAGGGCATCGAGCATCATGTGTCCGACATCGCGCTGGCGGCATTCGCACGTTTTTTGAAACGGCATAGTCCTTAG